The sequence caacgggacctaagttaacggcgccgtcaataacggttttggtcgggtcgttacaagtggtatcagagcgttggttgtagggatctaggatgtgcattagtgtgtctgacagagtcgttaggacgcattagtgaatctagactacaaccggatagttagccattgcattctgacatacatttgctatagatagcacttacttgactacttgtgcattatacttgaatcattcttaggcaaacttcttaatggtaccaagttttcatcatacgaactcgtattctgcaactttctggtaacacgcgtaaattcaggattcatacccgtaaggatgacgacgacttcattagtcacacttgttcgggaactctgtctcccagattgttattcgccaccgtttcaacttactatcggtgtcacactggtgtaccttactatctaccacttcttgttactgccatcactactctaggtgagtatcgccgtcactacttatcactacgattgcgtactactcgttatcatgattcgttgctcttttcgcgcctaaagacattattgtttgacttgaaccgcattgacgtgaacaatcatttatacacttccctcggggaacgcttctttagagttgcacaaattctttcgattcaatacgagtcacgttagagacgtcattacactttgtttattttaaacttcacgattacacgaacttgaatctatagagtgatgtgggaatggaggtatgagttagcgtaatataacgacactcgatcaacgtggttatattacggtaattcatgccaaagttctaatgacacgtgatggtggttagactcgatcaacctaatcaccaccatgtgccatgtacatgacttcatcctttcatgtttggacatctgaaaactccgaaagtactgacaaccaccataccagggacacatcttcgattattgtcgaactatatttatgcttccgaatgaatgacgaattctcccAACTTTGACCAtacgttacacgtgtatactatctcgtcctcgcacagtcttattgactaactacaacttactcgttatgctcgcatcgaggcggaaacttctctcgccttacactcgtaattccggttcaggaaatcttttattttaaattctcaatggagagagactcttcacgttatgctagtattcgcctcgagggtgaatagtcccgacgaacgtttttggaaaccgataaatcttccgcaacgcaaatttcttgagaaacttgttctaactaacgttttcgagtcctaacggatttgttcaaatataccttacggaatgtactccgtttcggaccgagatcctcgtttcatttctagacttcggagtgcctcacaaaaagcctcgggaccacgtttagacatgagtaccgcgtaccatccgcaacccgacggaccgaacaaacatacgatttaaaccttagaatccataatacgagttgtattactaacttcaaatttacttgagaaaagtattttcctttagcttaatcctcgtactacaatgattttcattcgagttttaacgtcacaccttttgaaaccccatgtgaccggaaacgtcatcctcctttttgtcgaaaccaagtaaacgatgatcaattcaccggggccgagcttattcatgagcaatcgagaggatttattcatattcaagcaagacccaacgcgactcgtaatcaccaggagTTATGCCAatgttacacgtaaacctttcgaattccatgggaaaccgcgtcacgttaaaagtcgcactttgaggaggtgtaatccgtttcgggaaacatagaaaactaaatccgtgatattttaatccttttgaaatcttggggcgttttggacccgttgctagccgtttagattttccgactcattctgagtctccgtttatcctacattcgctgtatcaacttaaagacgtgttttgtgaAACAAGAACTTGATATCTTTTTAATGAACTtcctatcgatgataaacctaatttcctaggaggaccggttgaaaccatgaatcgtgaaaccaaactctaagacgacgtgaaaCCCCGACCGtcgagttcgttgaaataccctaggacgtacttacccctcattcgtagaattggcaacacaagatctcgaggaagattcaacaattactacttccaactaaatttcgggacgaaatttcttttgaggtgtggataatgtaacatcccgcgtttttccgttaaatttatttttaacaccgtctttttttctaaaatgacatctctcgtcacctatactcgtacacttcgttaactaatgttcttgataatcccgttactcgattacaacatctctcgttaacttgcgttttaaaaatattcgtttggttaattcccgcacccgactacaaacttgagggactaattttggcacttggccaaaactttgtaactagtcaccaccaccaccacttatcCCATTCATTCACCAACTCTTTCTTTcctacttccatttttattctctcaaaccttcaaacacaaattcatcatctaatttggaactagaaagctcacaacaaatccgactacatattcttgatcctctcatcattctctacgatttgatactaactacaccgattttgggtaacatttctaaaactctagatttctttaaattcgtgtttttgacttgaaatgttgttagttagtgtctatggctcgtgtctagcatgattatatgatttgtatgctcgatcttgatgttttggtgtaactagcttgaaaatgaaaagtgtatgcttaatctttgattttggatgatgaaatgtgtttagatgttaatgtttgtgtgttcaaagtgttagttacttcaatagctccgttttggtgtgttgattgacatgaaaaccttacattaacatgattagtgattttaagattttagttagggtttgataggccttatatgaatttttgatgcatcaaatgctaggaaatgttgttagtaagtgtttagttgtattgtatgattcattaccttcaaaacggcatatcatatgtgtggattggattcccgaagcttaaaatgcattttgtgaacttgaaacattgattttgaacgtttaacgaactttcgacgaggtttttgttgtcttaaatgataaatttgatttagtaaatgtatctagttgtgttccttgtcgaaagagctttccggtgatataaaatacatgttctaattgtttgcgggtcataaaatgtgattgtttgtgttttggttcgtccatttgaggaattcagcaaacagaccctggatgccaattgggacgccgtcctgacttttgggatgccgtcccactcttcatattgggacgccgtcctgattttgggacgctgtcccactcttcatattgggacaccgtcctgattttgggacaccgtcctgatacactaaaatgggctgttttgcttagtcatttgacgtaaaatgtttgatatgctacggacctccgattaacatgaaacttggccaacatgctcatatatgattatataacttagaaaaattatcggatacccgacccgaccccgttgaccttgactttgactaagtttgacttttagtcaaacttaactaaacacttatgcaatcgttctagtctttcttttatacttgattcttgcatgaaacttgacaacgtgattcacatgctatacttttcgagtcgtaacgagccataggactaattgaacacatttcacccgaccttgtatcgtaaccggttaattgacacaacttacttgtttaggtcaaggctaagcaactttcatgcatacgttactttgtgaagtacttttatactcgtgcactcgaggtgagatcatagtcccaccttttcaacaactttttatacttttaaattgtgggctgagaaacatatactttgttacattttgtactacttgcttttatactttgaacacaagtacaaggaaaacaaacattccacagcgagttagaacaaaaatcctcaattcgattatcattagttacacttgcagggtgtaagcgagaacttatattgtgtggccatacgggtttgacaaaccctcattacggacggttcgctatcgtctacggatgaaatatattttcgagaaacagtgtatgttctaacactattgtgatggggttctatggaaggaaacgttaagtcttgataattgggtgctcgcgaacaatacttttggaatgcaaacgattatgataatcaacgttatgggaatactaaatcttgtggttcaaaaacaacgtttattacaaacacctatgatttcaccaacgtttttcgttgacagttttctatatgtttctcaggttcatacttggctatttgatacatgcttccgcgtacactcatacttgcttggagtcgagcatacatgcatacactctgatttcttgcttggggtcaagcatacatacatacatacgctagggatagcacttttggattcaaacttttgtttacatacttacgctatttatagcaactgtgtttttcaacttatattatgtcgcaagttatttcatttatactttatgacttttgtaaacttagacttgttgtcgaacggttttgtaaactaaacttgcaagtcttgtacctttcaaatgaatgcgacataattttggtcaaacgagtctcatatagggactacgaccacgcaacgagacctaagttaacggcgccgtcaataacggttttggtcgggtcgttacagagaaacgatatgaaatgttaaaatatatattcaattgccatgatcattcaaatacaatataactcttgaaataaataatgttttgagtttgataaactataaattcgttcaactatcaagacatatactatgttaataaacatgtatagatttaaagatcatattgggtcagattgacttctgagatgacttttgttaacttttgtatgacggtcttgagcattaggattgtgatacactatgacccaacctagcttgttagacatgtattgaccaacatatgttctctaggttgagatctacggttattttgcattccgagtttcggtcacatttcgatgaatgaatttatgtgctgctaaggtgagtttcatttgctccctttttaattgcttttgcaatctatatttttgggctgagaatacttgcactttattttaaacacaatggataaaagtacatactaaatttaCACCGAGATTGAacctaaaatcccttagctttggtaactagtaactgccggttataagaactggtgggcgcgagtagttatatatggttccatagggcttgacatccccgtctgttccaggtatagaaaccctagcctgaactataaaacagacgtatgctatttgagtttagtacacgttggtttgcgtgtattgtatgttaaaacaggggtacttattatagacgttaaagcttagttaccagggtgctcaatcttgtagaatattttgattaacgtttttggatgaaacaactgaaatcttgtgatctaccattatatacagattatgcgcaacaataaaactatgaactcaccaacctttgtgttgacactttcaagcatgtttattctcaggttcctagaagtcttccgctgtttgcttatatgtgatacaagctatgtgcatggagtcatacatgctttattcgagaaaacgttgcattcacaaaatcatcaccatgtatctatttgactgcattatcaacagatgtagtattgtaaactattaattacggtgattgtctatatgtagaaattatcaaacgtcaaaaaccttggaatttgatattcaattatggtatgccttttcaaaagaatgccatgtttacaaaacgtatcatgtagaggtcagtacctcactgtgaaatcgatgattgatgtattcgttcaaatggatttggacggatcgTCACAGGCGTGGAATAAAAACATGAGCTGAATAAGACAAAAGACAGTACACGAATAAAGGACAGAATCTCCATAAATCTTACGAGTAGCAGAAGGTGGCAGAATAACACGATATGGAGGGGGCCACGGACTTTACTTGTTTCCAAGGGGAAGAATCAGGACACATGGTTACTAAAGACCCTATATGAAGTACATACATGTCAACAAAAATGAGAACTTGGACAATGTACATCTACATTTCTTTTTAAATAAATTGGTGATACACTTGTTGCAGATCCTGATCTCAAAGCAGCTGCAATTCAAGATATTATGTCTAAAAAGTATGAGTTATGAATCAAGAAAAACACTGCTTATAGGGCAAAAGCTAAGGCAAAGAAAGTTATAGTTGGTGATTATAGGAAACAATATATAAAGCTTAGAGATTGCACAAAATAACAATTGTTTATTAAATTGGTTATAGTGTACAATGCACAATATAATCTTACATTGTTTATTACAATGCACAAAATAACAATACATGTATCTGTTTTTGCTAGTATTACCAAATAATATCTTACATTGTTTATTACACTGCACAAAATAATAGTGGAACAAAAAAAAAACTCTGCACATGCACATACAGTAACAAAAAAATTGTGGAACAAACACATTTTTTATTCAATTGCAAACTGAGTTACATCATTACAAATGAACTACAATCAAATTCAAATTGAAATACAaataacaaacaaaaaaaaaaaaaaaaacagctaaCAAAATATAATTTCTTCCATCTTCTCACTTGAGCATCTTTTGTTTCTAAAGTTTCTTCAATTGGTAGATCCACCCATCCAATGAAGCTGCAATTTTGTCCTTCCTGTATCATATGAGTAAACAATTCacttatatgtatatacacatgcaCGAAAAAATTAAAGAATAGAAAGCTACCTTTCTATCACAATAATAGAATCTTCGACCTTGATTCTTTGTTGTTAAAGACTTACGAATAATGGAATCACTCCCACAAACATAATACACCTTCATATGATTAGGGGTTTTTTCATGCTAATTTCAATTTCAAATGGTAAATTGGGGGAAACGAATCAGATTTATAGAGTGAATAAAGAAACAGTCACGTGACAGGCATTGTCATTAAAGTAACGGAGTTGTAACAGATTTAACAGCAGGGACTAAATTGGTACtaaaaaaatgtatttaagaactcTTTTTGCAAAAATTCAATGGGAGGGACTAAAAACCTGAAAAGGAACAAACATAGGGATGAAATTGGAAATTTTGtcttaattttaatatatttttttatcatcttTTTACTCAATCTACCAATCATGTTTTATCACATCAACACCACAAATCCCACCACACTTCAATCAACACCACCATAACTTCACATTTTCAATTCACATTGTCACGTCATCAGTGGCGGATGTAGGATTGGTGATTTACACTATTCACTGATATCACTagttaaaaactcaaaaaaatttCACTACATCACGTATTTCAATGGTGTCCCGTGCAATCATAGATAACATAGTACATCCGCCCTTCCACGTCATAAAAAACTCACACCACCGTAACGGATGATCTAAGCTTCACTTTCTAGATTTTAAACCTTGGCCTCAAGATACTTCTTCACACTCAATAATTCGGGTATTATATTGACTGTTCGAACACATATAGGCGGATCCAACCAATCAACAAAGCTACGGGTGCAACACTGCAGAAAAAAGCGCGATCCATTCATACTCCTAACGGCTTCACACGCATATTCAACGAAACCGAACTTGACAAGGCATAAGAGCACTCCTTCCACCATTTAACCTCGAGAATATCACCAAATCTACGAAAGGTATCCGTAAAAAACTGTGAAGAAGATGAGAAACAGAGCCGACCAATAAAAAAGTGTAGCAGAACTGGAACCCTTTGAATGAACGTCCACAACCCTCGAACTAGTAGCCCCACCTCGACCAAGATGCGAATCATGAACCGGTCGAGAAGAAAAATAAGCAGCTCCCGAACATAACGAATCCGCATAACAAGGCTTCGCGAACGAAATAGGCGAACAAAGGGGAATGGGTGGAGGGATCGCTGTAGTTTAGGCTGGATAATTAGAAAAAAAGGTTTAGAATTGTATGGTTGATGGTTGAAAAAGATAAAGAAACATTTGAAATTAGCATCAATTTTCGGCATCGTTGGTGATACACTTGGTACGTTATAATATATTGGATTGGATGTATACATTTGTCCCAACTCCGGTACTTGAACTCACAATGTCATTGTTGCAAGGTTATCTCAATACCGCCAGACCAACATGTTAACACTCGTTAATTAGATAGCCTTGTTTTGTATACTGATATAGTAACGAAATTATAAGTATAGATTGGTCTAGTGAAATATAACTTCCCTCTGAATAAAACATGATTCCCAGAACAAACATTTTTTGTTATTTACTATTATACAATTAAATATTAGAACTTAGAAGAGATCAAATGTCAAAGACGGATAGTGATCAAATCACCAATGATGGAAACAAGTAAGAAAGGAAAAACACGAAGTCGTATGCAGAAAATGCATACGGTCTTTTAAGACACGATCACCATTCTCTGTTACACAAACTTGAAAGCGAAAGGGGTTCTAACCAAGTATTTACCCGAACACCAAGCCATAGATCCTCCAGCATAAGTAACGTTTATCTCCATGTTACTATCACGTGCAAACGTTAATTCATATGTTAACTTTTGGTTCAGTTGAGTAAATTCCAAAGCAGAAGGGTTAATGGTGAGGACTGTACCGTCTGGAACAGAAACATTTGGCACTGATACAGTGTAAGTCGAATTAGCCTCGCCAACATTTGTCACTGTCCTCGAATATGTTTTCTTTTCGCCTTTGGATAAAGTAACTGTGAAAGAAGGATAGTTTAGTTGTCCTTCTGTTATTGTTTCCGAGCACGAAACGTTTTTCATTACAATGATCCCAACTTGTTGGCTTGTGTAACCAAGCCCACACAAATAAGGAATATAATCATCGGGACAAAGGTCAAAAATTAGCCCAGGATTGTTGGCTTTTAATGGATTTACATGACCCGCACCAATAGCAAATATATCTGCGGGAAGCCCTTTTTCGTCCTCAATAGGTTTACCATTTAGGCTGACTTGAGTGGCGGTAGTCATAATCGCGGACTTAATAGCCGCAGGTGACCAATCGGGATGCGAGGCTTTCAACAATGCAGCTATGCCTGCAAGATGAGGGCAAGACATTGAAGTACCGGAGATCATGTTAAATGTGGCATTTGTTAGTGTGTTGTTATCAACGGACTCGGGCCATGATGCTAAAATATTGACACCGGGCCCAATAACGTCGGGTTTCAAGATCCCTGGGCTCGCCAAGCTTGGGCCCCTCGACGAGAAAGAGGCCACCTGAGGAGCTGAACCTACTCCGATAACAGTCCCCTCGAATACTAAACCGGCCATCGGTGATGTGGTTGAATTAATATATGCCTTGATTGCGAGTCCTTGTTCGTAACCAACGTGTGATGCTGGAAGAACATGAGGATCGGCTAAAGTAGTAGATCCGTCAGCCTTTTCATTCGCTAGAATCATAGCAATGCCTCCCGCATTCTTTACCGTTTGTCCTTTTTCGATTCTTGACACATCACCTCGATCGCACAATACTATCTTCCCTTTCACGTCGATATTATCCAATGATCCTTCTTCACACAACGCTGTTTTTGTAACACCGTTGGAGCCCGGGTAGACCAAAGGTAAAAGGGCCTTGGAGAAACCTTTCGGTTGGAATAACGACTCCCCATCGAGCATAACCTTGTTTCCAAGAGAAACTGTTGACGTTATTTTTCTATCCAGTGTGCTAGCCCCCACGGTTAGAATCCATGGAGCCTCATTTGACGTCGAAGAGATATTAGGCCCATAATTACCCGCGGAACAAGCCACAAAGATACCTTTTTGCATAGCTGTAAATGCCCCTATCGCAATTCCATCTTGGTGAAACGGAAAAGACTCGCCACCAAGTGATATCGAAAGCACATCGACTCCATCTTCAATCGCTACATCCATTGCTGCTAGAATCGAACTCTCAGTGCAACCTTCTAACGTACACACTTTATACATAGCCACGTGTGCATGTGGCGCCATCCCCGCTGCTTTCCCTTTAGCGTTTCCAAAAACACTCGCATCATCGACAAAATTTCCACAAACTGTGCTTGAGGTATGAGTACCATGTCCATCTACGTCATATCGTGGATCATTTCTAACGAAAGTAAGATCACGCAAGCCGATCAATTTGTTGTTGCACCCTTTAATTTCACATTTGCCTTTCCATTTTGCTGGTGGTGGAGGGACTCCATTGTCGTTAAAAGAAGGATGGGTCGGAGATGTTCCGGTGTCTATAACTCCGACTATGACCCCCTTTCCGTAACTTGACCAACCCCAAAACCCGCCCAAATTCTGGTACAGACCCAAGAAGTTGGGTGTATGGGTCGTTAGTGTCTTGTACACTCTTTCTGGCCTTGCGAATAAGAACCCATCCATGCCTTCCATTGCCTTCACATCTTCTTGGGACAACTTGGCTGCAAACCCGTTGAGCACATTATGATATGCTATAAATACGCTTGTTGCATGAATGCTTGTTGAATTGACGCTATTTACATCGACGCTATTTGCATCGACATTATTTGCATGGAGGCTATTTGCATCGACGCTATTTGCATCGAAGCTATTTACATCGACGCCATTTACATCGACGCTATTTGCATCGAAGCTATTTACATCGACGCCATTTACATCGACGCCATTTACATCGACGCCATTCACATCGACGCCATTTTCATCGACGCTATTTGCATAGAAGCTATTTACATCGACGCTATTTACATCGACGCTGTTTGCATAGAAGCTATTTACATTGACGCTATTTGCATCAGTTGACTCCGTAGTGGTTTTTGGCAAAAACGAACGATACCAGGTTTCACGATCCTGTTTATGATCGAATACTTGAGCTTTGGATGAGTCTAAATGAACAATGTAGGTTTCGAGTTCACCAGCATTGGAAGAAAAGAAGTTTATAATGAGTGTTAGGACCAGAACCAATATAGAAGCCATTGTGGTTGTATATTGATCTTAGTTATTTTGATATGTTAAGAGGACATATTTCTACAAGCATTCAAGAATGTATTTATAGAGCAATGGAAGCAAAGGGATGACGGCCGGCCTGATAAATTATGTGCAAAAACTACAAGATTCAAGGATCTCTTTACATTTGCATGCTAATTTAATCTCACTTTGTAAATTATAATAAGCAATTTGTTAATTGGCAGGGCACTAGTGTTTGTTTATTAAAGTTATAGTCATTTTAGATTATTATTGACGATGGAAAAGTTATTTAGCATTTTAAAATTGCAAATGATTGGAAGATAGTGTTCTGTTTTGGCATAGCTTCAACTTCATTTCACTTTCAGATTATATATAAATGGAGTTGACATTTTGGAATAGGCAATAGTTTTGGGTTTGACCatttttcttaaatatatattgcgTGTTGAAGACAAATATAAATACAGAATAAGGTGGGCTGTTGGGAATCTTAGTGCTCTCATTTTAAATTTTAAGAATCCAATTAGTCAAACAAATCTAAGTCTAGAATTTAAAGAATCGAACAGGTCAAACTAATCTAAATCTATAAAATTTAAAGAATCCAATAAGTCAAACTAATCCAAGTCTATAGAATTCAACTAAGTGTTTTAGTTGAGTCTAAAAACTAAAGGCAGATTTTCCCTTCTTGAATTTTTGAGAGGATGAGTATTCTGACCTTATACTCTGGCGTACGAAGTCTAGCATGATCAATCTCGCTCTCTGACAGTTTCCAACTCTTCCGTGATCACCAAAATTTTTTTGACTTAAGCAGGATTCGAACCCGAGATCTCTTACAAGAAACTCAGGGCCACCACAAAAGATCCTGACCCCATACTCTAGTCTAAATGAGTACGAAATTTATCACCTAAGAGACTTCATACTCTGACACATGAAGAAACAATAACTGAAGACTCAAGAGGTGATGAAAAGATTTGGATGTGCAAGAATCGGATCAAGATCAATAATGATCAATAATTTTCATATTATACGTCCCTAGTgaagaaactaaaaa comes from Rutidosis leptorrhynchoides isolate AG116_Rl617_1_P2 chromosome 4, CSIRO_AGI_Rlap_v1, whole genome shotgun sequence and encodes:
- the LOC139844243 gene encoding subtilisin-like protease; this translates as MASILVLVLTLIINFFSSNAGELETYIVHLDSSKAQVFDHKQDRETWYRSFLPKTTTESTDANSVNVNTYHNVLNGFAAKLSQEDVKAMEGMDGFLFARPERVYKTLTTHTPNFLGLYQNLGGFWGWSSYGKGVIVGVIDTGTSPTHPSFNDNGVPPPPAKWKGKCEIKGCNNKLIGLRDLTFVRNDPRYDVDGHGTHTSSTVCGNFVDDASVFGNAKGKAAGMAPHAHVAMYKVCTLEGCTESSILAAMDVAIEDGVDVLSISLGGESFPFHQDGIAIGAFTAMQKGIFVACSAGNYGPNISSTSNEAPWILTVGASTLDRKITSTVSLGNKVMLDGESLFQPKGFSKALLPLVYPGSNGVTKTALCEEGSLDNIDVKGKIVLCDRGDVSRIEKGQTVKNAGGIAMILANEKADGSTTLADPHVLPASHVGYEQGLAIKAYINSTTSPMAGLVFEGTVIGVGSAPQVASFSSRGPSLASPGILKPDVIGPGVNILASWPESVDNNTLTNATFNMISGTSMSCPHLAGIAALLKASHPDWSPAAIKSAIMTTATQVSLNGKPIEDEKGLPADIFAIGAGHVNPLKANNPGLIFDLCPDDYIPYLCGLGYTSQQVGIIVMKNVSCSETITEGQLNYPSFTVTLSKGEKKTYSRTVTNVGEANSTYTVSVPNVSVPDGTVLTINPSALEFTQLNQKLTYELTFARDSNMEINVTYAGGSMAWCSGKYLVRTPFAFKFV